CACAACCGTATAATCCTGTGACGCAAAAACGGGGAGCAATCTCCCCGTTTTTTCTATGCTCCTCTTTAGGTTTCCATCAGACTGTTCAGAGACATTGAGGTCGAAACAATGAACCGCATTCGAGCGTACGTGCGACAACATCTTCCCCAGCTCATGATAGCGAGCCTTTTGCTGGTATTTCTCGTGGTGTTTTTTTGGCCACGAATTTTTGTCGTTATTAATGCTGGGCATGCTGGAATATTGTACCGTCCGCTTTTCGGCGGTACGGTAACTGACCGCGTTTTCAGTGAAGGGCTACACATCATTCCGCCATGGAACACCATGCACATCTATAATATGCGTGTGCAGGAAGTAGCTCACGAAATTGATGTCTTAACTCAGAAAGGGTTAAAAATTCACCTGAGCCTCTCGGTTCGCTATCACCCTGAGTACGATGTTCTTGGCGTGTTGCACCAGAAAGTAGGTCCCGACTATGTGCAGAAAATCGTCATTCCAGAAGTGGAATCAACACTCCGTACTATCATTGGCGATTTTGA
This Chrysiogenes arsenatis DSM 11915 DNA region includes the following protein-coding sequences:
- a CDS encoding prohibitin family protein, producing the protein MNRIRAYVRQHLPQLMIASLLLVFLVVFFWPRIFVVINAGHAGILYRPLFGGTVTDRVFSEGLHIIPPWNTMHIYNMRVQEVAHEIDVLTQKGLKIHLSLSVRYHPEYDVLGVLHQKVGPDYVQKIVIPEVESTLRTIIGDFDAEEVYTTKRAILHKVVNQSLEQVTQKYIKIDDVIIRKVDLPPMIQDAIETKLEQQQIAEAYVFRLQREEQEAQRRRIEASGLKDYNDTVRESLTPQILQWKGIEATRELAKSDNAKVVVIGNSSKELPIILGSDW